The following proteins are co-located in the Primulina tabacum isolate GXHZ01 chromosome 11, ASM2559414v2, whole genome shotgun sequence genome:
- the LOC142519816 gene encoding uncharacterized protein LOC142519816, whose protein sequence is MGDSQAKYNVWTTEESNELLKIMVDAAMRGWRDKNGVFNKKTVEKKILHALNEKLGCEKTITQYQSRLKWFKQRYNNYCKLIRHNSGFGWDSVTKKFTAKDEEWDDYFKSHPKHEHYRTDTFEDYEDLRIAVGTGTATGKYSIGLGDDTDARTFDIEENRETNLLDDYPRSSEVPPTTKKRDRTEFEAKSSTFKNTDPNYICEISHTLEKDCIRAIDGTHIPAIVFGHDTNSYRNRHETISQNILAACNFDLEFIYVLSGWEGSAHDSNILTDALSRNNGLKVPQGKFFLVDCGYANRRQFLALFRSVRYHLQEFTGQGRHPEDAKELFNLRHASLRNVIERIFGIFKSRFKIFKIASPFPYTTHAELVLACAGLHNFLRKECRSDVFPVEPENEVPQPSSEQIYEDNNFDKIFGTEEQQRANANAWRDTIANRTWSDVDHIHNNEP, encoded by the exons ATGGGAGATTCACAAGCAAAATATAATGTGTGGACGACTGAAGAGAGTAATGAATTGCTAAAAATCATGGTTGATGCCGCAATGCGAGGATGGCGTGATAAGAATGGAGTATTTAACAAGAAAACCGTGGAGAAAAAAATACTTCATGCTCTAAACGAAAAACTTGGATGTGAAAAGACTATTACACAATATCAAAGTCGTTTAAAGTGGTTCAAACAACGATACAACAATTATTGTAAGCTTATACGTCATAACTCTGGTTTTGGATGGGATTCCGTGACAAAGAAATTCACCGCTAAAGATGAAGAATGGGATGATTATTTCAAG TCTCATCCTAAACATGAACATTATCGGACAGACACTTTTGAGGATTATGAAGATTTGAGAATTGCGGTCGGGACTGGAACTGCTACTGGAAAATACTCAATTGGACTAGGAGATGATACTGATGCAAGAACATTTGATATAGAAGAAAATAGGGAAACTAATTTATTAGATGATTAT CCCAGAAGTTCAGAGGTTCCACCAACTACAAAAAAACGAGATAGGACTGAGTTTGAAGCAAAATCAAGCACATTCAAGAATACAGACCCAAATTATATATGTGAAATATCTCACACTCTTGAGAAG GATTGCATTAGGGCTATTGATGGCACTCATATTCCAGCAATAGTGTTTGGGCATGATACTAACAGTTATCGTAATCGTCACGAGACAATTTCTCAAAATATTTTAGCAGCTTGTAACTTtgatttagaatttatttatgtGCTCAGTGGGTGGGAGGGATCTGCCCATGATTCAAACATATTGACAGatgctttatcaagaaataacGGGCTTAAAGTGCCACAAG gtaaattttttttagtggATTGTGGATATGCAAATAGACGTCAATTCTTGGCTCTTTTTAGAAGTGTTCGTTATCATCTCCAAGAATTCACTGGTCAAGGTCGTCACCCTGAAGATGCAAAAGAGTTGTTCAATCTTCGTCATGCCTCTTTGAGAAACGTCATTGAAAGGATATTCGGTATATTTAAATCGCggttcaaaatattcaaaattgcTTCTCCATTTCCATATACAACACATGCGGAGCTTGTATTGGCTTGTGCCGGATTGCACAATTTTCTTCGAAAGGAGTGTCGGTCTGATGTATTTCCAGTTGAACCAGAGAATGAAGTTCCACAACCTTCATCAGAACAAATTTACGAGGATAacaactttgataaaatatttggCACTGAAGAACAACAGCGagcaaatgcaaatgcatggAGAGATACTATAGCAAACAGAACGTGGAGTGACGTTGATCATATTCACAATAACGAACCTTag
- the LOC142518812 gene encoding mediator of RNA polymerase II transcription subunit 32-like, producing MDSIVDSLSSAYQEFIAAAAGALEAKESSVGQKTPATDAALENFKQRWEMFRVYCDLAEEFVESVKQRIGSECLVDEATGFVASKPGQTIQSGLPPISAVRLEQMSKAVRWLVIELQQGIGGCSSHHNAAAPFDARFTEDATQ from the coding sequence ATGGACAGCATTGTAGATTCTCTGAGTAGTGCATATCAGGAGTTTATTGCTGCAGCTGCAGGTGCTTTGGAGGCAAAAGAAAGTTCTGTTGGCCAAAAAACTCCAGCCACTGATGCTGCGCTCGAAAACTTTAAGCAGCGGTGGGAAATGTTCAGAGTTTATTGTGATCTAGCAGAAGAATTTGTAGAATCTGTGAAGCAAAGAATAGGGTCCGAGTGCCTTGTTGATGAGGCCACTGGATTTGTTGCTAGTAAACCAGGACAGACCATCCAAAGTGGTCTTCCGCCTATAAGTGCTGTACGATTGGAACAAATGAGCAAAGCTGTTCGGTGGTTAGTGATTGAACTGCAACAGGGAATCGGAGGTTGTTCATCACATCACAATGCAGCTGCTCCCTTTGATGCTAGATTTACCGAAGACGCTACTCAATAG